From a region of the Actinopolymorpha singaporensis genome:
- a CDS encoding BlaI/MecI/CopY family transcriptional regulator codes for MRSFGELEEQVMFQLWAADRPLQVRDVRRLLAPERTLAHTTVMTVLDKLYRKGWLRREAAGRAYAYAPLMSRDSYTAALMHDAWSLAAGPATALVYFIEAMNPEQQAALRDALRVVSLGRESADRDHPEGRLHDRPETGAEPEDLGQDEPRAG; via the coding sequence ATGCGTTCGTTCGGTGAGCTCGAGGAACAGGTGATGTTCCAGCTGTGGGCCGCCGACCGTCCCCTCCAGGTGCGCGACGTCCGCCGGCTGCTGGCGCCGGAGCGCACGCTGGCGCACACCACCGTGATGACCGTGCTGGACAAGCTGTACCGCAAGGGTTGGCTGCGCCGGGAGGCCGCCGGCCGGGCGTATGCCTACGCGCCCCTGATGTCCCGCGACTCCTACACCGCCGCCCTCATGCACGACGCCTGGTCGCTCGCCGCCGGACCGGCCACCGCGCTGGTGTACTTCATCGAGGCGATGAATCCCGAGCAGCAGGCCGCGCTCCGAGACGCGCTCCGCGTGGTCTCACTCGGCCGGGAGTCGGCCGACCGCGACCACCCGGAGGGCCGGCTCCATGACCGGCCCGAAACCGGCGCGGAGCCGGAGGACCTCGGTCAGGACGAGCCCCGCGCCGGTTGA
- a CDS encoding acyltransferase, producing MIRHRAWTPYYLLRYWRFLLFRLRHPHVVTEGFVFLGRRVQVRARRGYGRLVLGRWVHLGDGTRLHAHEGTLRIGDKCVLGRDVTVNCYLDVEIGRSCLFADWVYVCDFDHVTSDLAVPIKDQGLVKSPVRIGPDCWLGTKVTVVRGTTVGTGAVLAAHAVVRGEVPDFGVAAGVPARIVKNRRDTYAADAGRRAYLEGLARGAEEAAGRARGSAMPAGSDGGAEDSADSGVEDGAAREARPGQPARGSS from the coding sequence GTGATCCGGCACCGGGCGTGGACGCCCTATTACCTCCTGCGCTACTGGCGCTTCCTGCTGTTCCGGCTGCGGCACCCTCACGTCGTCACCGAGGGGTTCGTCTTCCTCGGCCGGCGGGTCCAGGTGCGGGCCCGGCGCGGCTACGGCCGGCTGGTCCTGGGCCGGTGGGTGCACCTGGGCGACGGAACCCGGCTGCACGCGCACGAGGGCACCCTCCGGATCGGTGACAAGTGCGTGCTGGGCCGGGACGTGACCGTCAACTGCTACCTGGACGTGGAGATCGGCCGGTCCTGCCTGTTCGCCGACTGGGTCTACGTCTGCGACTTCGACCACGTGACCTCCGACCTCGCCGTACCCATCAAGGACCAGGGGCTCGTCAAGTCGCCGGTGCGGATCGGTCCGGACTGCTGGCTGGGCACGAAGGTCACGGTGGTCCGCGGTACGACGGTCGGCACCGGCGCGGTGCTGGCCGCGCACGCGGTCGTCCGCGGCGAGGTGCCCGACTTCGGCGTGGCCGCGGGGGTACCGGCCCGGATCGTGAAGAACCGCCGGGACACCTACGCGGCGGATGCGGGCCGGCGGGCGTACCTCGAGGGTCTGGCCCGGGGCGCCGAGGAGGCAGCCGGCCGGGCCCGGGGGAGCGCGATGCCGGCCGGTTCGGACGGCGGGGCCGAGGACTCTGCGGACAGCGGCGTCGAGGATGGTGCGGCGCGGGAAGCCCGGCCGGGTCAACCGGCGCGGGGCTCGTCCTGA
- a CDS encoding cold-shock protein, producing MAQGTVKWFNADKGFGFISVDGGQDVFVHFSAIVADGYRSLDEDQRVEFDVVQGPKGPQAENVRTV from the coding sequence ATGGCGCAGGGAACCGTCAAGTGGTTCAACGCTGACAAGGGCTTCGGCTTCATCTCCGTCGACGGCGGTCAGGACGTGTTCGTCCACTTCTCCGCGATCGTCGCCGACGGCTACCGCTCCCTGGACGAGGACCAGCGCGTGGAGTTCGACGTCGTGCAGGGTCCGAAGGGCCCGCAGGCGGAGAACGTCCGCACGGTGTGA
- a CDS encoding class I SAM-dependent methyltransferase, producing the protein MSSPLEEFAPSTPSTPGTPGTPGTSGTPSDGASADPAPHPVASEEEVAAAWGDPKLANVLYHDWEAQSYDSKWSISFDDRCIAYARDRFVAAAGAAGWPYAKSLEVGCGTGFFSLNLRQAGVVDEVHVTDLSPGMVEAARENARRLGFEAQGRVADAERLPYPDETFDLVVGHAVIHHIPDVELAFAEMLRVLRPGGRFVICGEPTRYGDLVARKLSQATWWLATRATHTALLRSRWARSKEELDESSRAAALESVVDLHTFDPDALARTAERAGAADVRTVTEELTAAWFGWPVRTFEYAVNPDRLGWGWANFAYRSWQRLSAVDRLLKPLVPAELYYNVSITGIRHPAQACVTDTGGQSGRAVVRQARK; encoded by the coding sequence ATGTCTTCGCCCCTCGAGGAGTTCGCACCGAGCACGCCGAGCACACCGGGCACACCGGGCACACCGGGCACATCCGGCACACCGAGCGACGGGGCATCGGCCGACCCGGCGCCGCACCCGGTGGCCAGCGAGGAGGAGGTCGCGGCGGCCTGGGGCGACCCCAAGCTCGCCAACGTGCTCTACCACGACTGGGAGGCGCAGAGCTACGACTCCAAGTGGTCCATCTCCTTCGACGACCGCTGCATCGCCTACGCGCGGGACCGGTTCGTGGCCGCCGCGGGTGCGGCCGGCTGGCCCTACGCGAAGTCGCTGGAGGTCGGGTGCGGCACCGGCTTCTTCAGCCTCAACCTCCGCCAGGCCGGGGTGGTGGACGAGGTGCACGTGACCGACCTGTCGCCGGGCATGGTCGAGGCCGCCCGGGAGAACGCCCGCCGGCTGGGGTTCGAGGCGCAGGGCCGGGTGGCCGACGCCGAACGCCTGCCCTACCCCGACGAGACCTTCGACCTGGTCGTCGGCCACGCGGTCATCCACCACATCCCCGACGTCGAGCTCGCCTTCGCGGAGATGCTGCGGGTGCTCCGCCCGGGCGGGCGGTTCGTGATCTGCGGCGAGCCGACGAGGTACGGCGACCTGGTGGCGCGCAAGCTCTCCCAGGCGACGTGGTGGCTGGCCACCCGAGCCACCCACACGGCTTTGCTGCGCAGCCGGTGGGCGCGCTCGAAGGAAGAGCTGGACGAGTCCTCCCGTGCCGCCGCACTGGAGTCGGTGGTCGACCTGCACACCTTCGACCCGGACGCCCTGGCCAGGACGGCCGAGCGCGCGGGCGCCGCGGACGTGCGGACCGTCACCGAGGAACTGACCGCCGCGTGGTTCGGCTGGCCGGTCCGGACGTTCGAGTACGCCGTCAACCCCGACCGCCTCGGCTGGGGGTGGGCCAACTTCGCCTACCGGAGCTGGCAGCGGCTGAGTGCGGTCGACCGGCTGCTCAAGCCGCTGGTGCCCGCAGAGCTGTACTACAACGTCTCGATTACCGGAATCCGCCACCCCGCGCAGGCCTGCGTGACCGACACCGGAGGGCAAAGCGGTCGAGCCGTGGTCAGACAAGCACGAAAGTGA
- a CDS encoding enoyl-CoA hydratase/isomerase family protein, with product MDTWVRLEVEDGVGTIRLDRPPMNALDTAMQEQIRAAAREATERDDVAAVVLYGGERVFAAGADIKEMLDMSYADMEVRSRGLTSAFDSVARIPKPVVAAITGYALGGGCELALTADRRVGAATARLGQPEIKLGVIPGAGGTQRLARLVGPSVAKDLIFTGRMVDAAEARAIGLLDQVVEDEAPDAVHAAARAWAAQFVGGPAVALRAAKSAIDRGLDVDLGTGLEIERQSFAALFATQDRMTGMRAFVDKMPPRFEGR from the coding sequence GTGGACACCTGGGTGCGGCTGGAGGTGGAGGACGGCGTCGGCACGATCCGGCTGGACCGCCCGCCGATGAACGCACTGGACACGGCCATGCAGGAACAGATCCGGGCGGCGGCGCGGGAGGCGACCGAGCGGGACGACGTTGCCGCGGTGGTGCTCTACGGCGGCGAGCGGGTGTTCGCGGCGGGCGCCGACATCAAGGAGATGCTGGACATGTCCTACGCCGACATGGAGGTCCGGTCGCGCGGACTCACCTCGGCGTTCGACAGCGTGGCCCGGATCCCCAAGCCGGTGGTGGCCGCGATCACCGGGTACGCCCTCGGCGGGGGCTGCGAGCTGGCGCTGACCGCCGACCGCCGGGTCGGCGCGGCGACGGCCCGCCTGGGCCAGCCCGAGATCAAGCTCGGGGTGATTCCCGGCGCGGGCGGGACCCAGCGGCTGGCCAGGCTGGTCGGCCCCTCGGTGGCCAAGGACCTGATCTTCACCGGGCGGATGGTCGACGCCGCCGAGGCGCGCGCGATCGGGCTGCTGGACCAGGTGGTCGAGGACGAGGCTCCGGACGCGGTCCACGCCGCGGCCCGGGCCTGGGCGGCGCAGTTCGTCGGCGGACCGGCGGTGGCGCTGCGTGCGGCCAAGTCCGCGATCGACCGGGGGCTCGACGTCGACCTCGGCACCGGCCTGGAGATCGAACGCCAGAGCTTCGCCGCGTTGTTCGCGACCCAGGACCGCATGACCGGCATGCGGGCGTTCGTGGACAAGATGCCGCCGCGCTTCGAGGGACGCTGA
- a CDS encoding MDR family MFS transporter — translation MLCLFVSSLSGTVVGTALPTIVGDLGGQDQLAWVASATLLTTTVSTPLWGKISDLYGRKPLMQAAIAVFVVTSALAGLSQTMGEMIAARAGQGVGAGGLMALSQAIMADIVSPRERGRYSGYLGASFGVATVAGPLIGGFLVDGPGWRWCFYVGIPIAVVASVVLQKTLDLPRERRETRIDWLGATVITGSVTSLLLLASLGGKEFDWVSGWSLLLAALAVAGLVAAVLVERRAAEPILPPGLFRNPTFNLTGAAGFFTGFAMFGAMIYLPQYLQVVRGQSPTASGLLTFPLVVGMLSVSVLSGRAITKWGRWKVFPLVGLALVGIGTALLATLRVDTPMVAVCGYMLVFGAGLGFTMQVLILAVQNTSERRDLGIATSASTFFRSMGGAVGVAVFGAVLSSRLTSAIPELLAEHGVRARPTGDSLTPHLGTPAEIARLSEPLRSVVREGFTLGLDRIYLLAVPLVVLAFLAVLAVREVPLRGRGPDAGPDAAHQGAARGRHQA, via the coding sequence TTGCTGTGCCTGTTCGTCTCCTCGTTGTCCGGCACCGTCGTCGGTACCGCCCTCCCCACGATCGTGGGTGACCTCGGCGGCCAGGACCAGCTCGCCTGGGTGGCCAGCGCCACCCTCCTCACCACCACCGTCTCCACACCGCTGTGGGGCAAGATCTCCGACCTGTACGGCCGCAAGCCGCTGATGCAGGCCGCCATCGCCGTCTTCGTGGTGACCTCGGCGCTCGCCGGGCTGTCCCAGACGATGGGCGAGATGATCGCCGCCCGGGCCGGCCAGGGCGTCGGCGCCGGCGGGCTGATGGCGCTGTCCCAGGCGATCATGGCCGACATCGTGAGCCCCCGCGAGCGGGGCCGCTACTCCGGCTACCTCGGCGCGTCGTTCGGCGTGGCCACCGTCGCCGGTCCGCTGATCGGCGGCTTCCTCGTCGACGGACCCGGCTGGCGCTGGTGCTTCTACGTCGGCATCCCGATCGCCGTGGTCGCGTCGGTCGTACTGCAGAAGACCCTCGACCTGCCGCGGGAACGCCGCGAGACCCGGATCGACTGGCTCGGCGCCACCGTCATCACCGGTTCGGTGACCTCGCTGCTGTTGCTGGCCTCGCTCGGCGGCAAGGAGTTCGACTGGGTGTCGGGATGGTCGCTGCTGCTGGCCGCGCTCGCGGTGGCCGGCCTGGTCGCGGCCGTACTGGTCGAACGCCGGGCCGCCGAGCCCATCCTGCCGCCCGGGCTGTTCCGCAACCCGACCTTCAACCTCACCGGGGCCGCGGGGTTCTTCACCGGGTTCGCGATGTTCGGCGCGATGATCTACCTCCCGCAGTACCTCCAGGTCGTGCGGGGCCAGAGTCCCACCGCGTCCGGGCTGCTGACGTTCCCGCTGGTCGTGGGGATGCTGTCGGTGTCGGTGCTGAGCGGCCGGGCGATCACGAAGTGGGGACGCTGGAAGGTGTTCCCGCTGGTGGGCCTGGCCCTGGTCGGCATCGGCACCGCCCTGCTGGCCACGCTGCGGGTGGACACCCCGATGGTCGCCGTCTGCGGCTACATGCTGGTCTTCGGCGCCGGGCTGGGCTTCACCATGCAGGTGCTGATCCTCGCCGTGCAGAACACCTCCGAGCGGCGCGACCTCGGCATCGCCACCTCCGCCTCGACGTTCTTCCGTTCGATGGGCGGAGCGGTGGGCGTCGCGGTGTTCGGGGCGGTGCTCAGCTCCCGGCTCACCTCCGCCATCCCCGAACTCCTCGCCGAGCACGGTGTGCGGGCACGGCCGACGGGAGACTCCCTGACTCCGCACCTGGGTACGCCCGCGGAGATCGCCCGGCTGTCGGAGCCGCTGCGGTCGGTCGTACGGGAGGGCTTCACCCTCGGCCTGGACCGGATCTACCTGCTGGCGGTGCCGTTGGTGGTGCTGGCGTTCCTCGCCGTTCTCGCCGTACGCGAGGTTCCGCTGCGCGGGCGCGGACCGGACGCCGGTCCCGACGCAGCACACCAGGGCGCGGCGCGGGGCCGGCACCAGGCCTGA
- a CDS encoding S-(hydroxymethyl)mycothiol dehydrogenase, whose translation MPDVQAVVARAKNEPVSVETIHVPDPGPGEALVRVQACGVCHTDLHYKQGGIGDDYPYLLGHEAAGVVESVGEGVDDVAPGDFVILNWRAVCGKCRACRRGRPWYCFDTHNAKQKMTLADGTELSPALGIGAFAEKTLVAAGQCTKVDPETPATVAGLLGCGVMAGLGAALNTGNVQRGDSVAVFGCGGVGDAAVAGASLGGATTVIAVDVDDRKLAWARQFGATHTVNARNENAVERIQELTGGFGVDLAIEAIGLPETYKQAFYARDLAGTVVLVGVPTPEQKLELPFIDFFARGGSLKSSWYGDCLPERDFPMLIDLYRQGRLPLDAFVTEEIGIGDVEEAFTKMHAGDVLRSVVVMK comes from the coding sequence ATGCCGGACGTACAGGCTGTCGTGGCCCGAGCCAAGAACGAGCCGGTCAGCGTGGAGACGATCCACGTGCCCGACCCGGGACCCGGTGAGGCGCTGGTCAGGGTGCAGGCGTGCGGCGTCTGCCACACCGACCTGCACTACAAGCAGGGCGGGATCGGCGACGACTATCCGTACCTCCTCGGGCACGAGGCGGCCGGCGTCGTGGAGTCGGTCGGCGAGGGCGTCGACGACGTGGCCCCCGGCGACTTCGTGATCCTCAACTGGCGCGCGGTGTGCGGCAAGTGCCGGGCCTGCAGGCGCGGCCGGCCGTGGTACTGCTTCGACACCCACAACGCCAAGCAGAAGATGACGCTTGCCGACGGCACCGAGCTCTCCCCCGCCCTCGGCATCGGCGCGTTCGCGGAGAAGACGCTGGTGGCGGCCGGTCAGTGCACGAAGGTCGACCCCGAGACCCCGGCCACGGTCGCGGGCCTGCTCGGCTGCGGCGTGATGGCCGGGCTGGGTGCCGCCCTCAACACCGGCAACGTCCAGCGCGGCGACTCGGTGGCGGTGTTCGGCTGCGGCGGCGTGGGTGACGCCGCGGTCGCCGGCGCCAGCCTCGGCGGCGCGACGACCGTGATCGCGGTGGACGTGGACGACCGCAAGCTCGCCTGGGCGCGGCAGTTCGGCGCCACCCACACGGTGAACGCCCGGAACGAGAACGCCGTGGAGCGCATCCAGGAGCTGACCGGCGGGTTCGGCGTCGACCTGGCGATCGAGGCGATCGGCCTGCCCGAGACGTACAAGCAGGCCTTCTACGCCCGCGACCTCGCCGGCACGGTCGTCCTGGTCGGCGTGCCCACCCCGGAGCAGAAGCTCGAGCTCCCGTTCATCGACTTCTTCGCCCGCGGCGGATCGCTCAAGTCGTCCTGGTACGGCGACTGCCTGCCCGAACGCGACTTCCCGATGCTGATCGACCTCTACCGCCAGGGCCGGCTGCCGCTGGACGCCTTCGTCACCGAGGAGATCGGCATCGGCGACGTCGAGGAGGCGTTCACCAAGATGCACGCCGGCGACGTCCTGCGGTCCGTGGTGGTGATGAAGTGA